A genomic stretch from Candidatus Margulisiibacteriota bacterium includes:
- the atpF gene encoding F0F1 ATP synthase subunit B, whose protein sequence is MDSLISTFHLDIKLLIAQVINFAIVFAVLYFFALKPLLKVMAERTGKIEQSLADAKKIEENLSRAANERQEIVSAAKKEAGAILERVSVEAEEKREEMAAKTKEEIGQIINKEKERMRLEKAETLKEIKAEVADLVVASVEKLLDKKMNSKDDAEMIRKALKNTK, encoded by the coding sequence ATGGATAGCCTAATCTCCACCTTTCATTTAGATATCAAATTACTGATCGCTCAAGTCATCAACTTCGCCATCGTTTTCGCGGTGCTGTATTTTTTTGCTTTGAAGCCGCTCTTGAAAGTGATGGCCGAACGGACGGGAAAAATTGAACAGAGCCTGGCGGACGCAAAAAAAATAGAGGAAAACTTGAGTCGGGCAGCAAATGAAAGGCAGGAAATTGTCAGCGCGGCAAAGAAAGAAGCGGGTGCGATTCTAGAACGCGTCAGTGTTGAGGCTGAGGAAAAACGAGAGGAGATGGCCGCTAAGACTAAAGAAGAGATCGGCCAGATTATCAATAAAGAAAAAGAGAGGATGCGGCTGGAAAAGGCCGAGACCCTGAAAGAAATCAAGGCAGAAGTTGCCGATCTGGTGGTGGCCTCGGTGGAAAAATTGCTGGATAAGAAAATGAATAGTAAGGATGATGCGGAGATGATTAGAAAGGCATTAAAAAATACAAA